One region of candidate division WOR-3 bacterium genomic DNA includes:
- a CDS encoding deoxyribodipyrimidine photo-lyase, producing the protein MYKRVIFWFKRDLRIDDNEGFYYAYKNSLEVIPVFIFIPELLENFKSYGKRLGFVIECVKYLDKELRDIKGKLFCYYDSPEKVFDYLIKKYQPEAIFTNEAFSYTGKEIEEKVKRISLDKKIAFHTFLNNFLCDIRKIPYKKVFTHFFKYWQANLNLKIYQPPEKIKVPLIKETTIKDILPKLNYQPNSYWQIDFIFKRIKKFDYLNYDELRNRLDIDGTSRFSPYIRFGVISLRKIYKEAFKKAKNSQFIKELSWREFWYHIKNYFPEFRDKEFQERRRDIKWENNEEFIKAFIAGKTGYPIIDAAIRQLKEENWLHNRARMILASFLTKDLLVDWRIGEEFFKEYLIDYDEVVNIGNWQWNASVGPDSKPLRIFNPIIQARKFDPEAKYIKKYLPELKDLPAYMLFDPITYKLPYYQPIVNHYERIKLIREIYLKKS; encoded by the coding sequence GTGTATAAAAGGGTTATTTTCTGGTTTAAAAGAGATTTAAGGATTGATGATAATGAAGGATTTTATTATGCCTATAAAAATTCTTTAGAGGTTATACCAGTTTTTATTTTTATACCGGAGTTATTAGAAAATTTTAAAAGTTATGGAAAAAGATTGGGATTTGTGATTGAATGTGTAAAATATTTAGATAAAGAATTAAGAGATATAAAGGGAAAACTTTTCTGTTATTACGACTCACCCGAAAAGGTTTTTGATTATTTAATTAAAAAATACCAACCGGAAGCAATATTTACTAATGAAGCCTTTTCTTATACGGGTAAAGAGATTGAAGAGAAAGTAAAAAGAATTTCTTTAGACAAGAAAATTGCCTTTCATACTTTTTTAAACAACTTTTTATGTGATATTAGAAAGATTCCTTATAAAAAAGTCTTTACTCACTTTTTTAAATATTGGCAGGCAAATCTTAATTTAAAGATCTATCAACCACCAGAAAAAATCAAAGTACCCTTAATTAAAGAGACAACTATTAAAGATATATTACCAAAACTAAATTATCAGCCTAATAGTTATTGGCAGATTGATTTTATATTTAAACGGATAAAGAAATTTGATTATCTAAATTATGATGAACTTCGTAACCGATTAGATATTGATGGTACTTCTCGTTTTTCTCCTTATATTCGTTTTGGAGTAATCTCTTTAAGAAAAATATACAAAGAGGCTTTTAAAAAGGCAAAAAACTCTCAATTTATCAAAGAACTATCTTGGCGGGAATTTTGGTATCATATTAAAAATTATTTTCCGGAATTTAGAGATAAAGAATTTCAAGAAAGAAGAAGGGATATTAAATGGGAGAATAATGAGGAATTTATCAAAGCCTTTATTGCAGGAAAAACCGGTTATCCAATAATTGATGCAGCAATTAGGCAACTAAAAGAAGAGAACTGGCTTCACAATCGGGCAAGGATGATATTGGCTTCCTTTTTAACAAAAGATTTATTAGTAGATTGGCGGATTGGCGAAGAGTTTTTTAAAGAATATTTAATTGACTATGATGAAGTAGTAAATATTGGTAATTGGCAATGGAATGCTTCAGTTGGTCCTGACTCAAAACCTTTAAGAATTTTTAACCCAATTATCCAAGCAAGAAAATTTGATCCAGAAGCAAAATATATAAAAAAATATCTACCAGAATTAAAAGACCTACCTGCCTATATGCTTTTTGATCCAATAACTTATAAACTTCCTTATTATCAACCGATTGTTAATCATTATGAAAGAATAAAATTGATAAGAGAAATATATCTTAAAAAATCTTAA
- a CDS encoding DUF523 and DUF1722 domain-containing protein, with protein MAKPKIIISRCFLEPVRYNGEIVKDFFIEKLKDYVDFIDVCPEVDIGLGVPRPRIIIIKEDNYKRLFQPETERDLTEKMEKYIQEKLNNLEDFDGFILKSKSPSCGVGSAKFHNEDGKKVIGRGYGFFAEGVRKRFPYLPLEDEGRLRNPEIKKHFLVRIFAFADLRELTKNPTAKGLVDFQTKYKYLLMTYSQKHLNQLGQIVADGKLNLQEKIKQYKEIFYQAFQRKPSKGREINTLRHIIGHLSSQLNKNERKHLENLLNKYEKGFLELRVILELIRNFAYRFDTKYLLLQRYLNPYPEELGV; from the coding sequence ATGGCAAAACCGAAAATTATTATTAGCAGGTGTTTTTTAGAGCCAGTTAGATATAATGGTGAGATAGTTAAAGATTTTTTTATTGAGAAACTTAAAGATTATGTTGATTTTATTGATGTCTGTCCAGAAGTTGATATTGGTTTAGGAGTTCCCCGCCCAAGAATAATAATTATTAAAGAAGATAACTATAAAAGATTATTCCAACCAGAGACAGAAAGAGATTTAACAGAAAAAATGGAAAAGTATATTCAAGAAAAATTAAATAATTTAGAGGATTTTGATGGTTTCATTTTGAAAAGTAAATCCCCATCTTGTGGAGTTGGTTCAGCAAAGTTTCATAATGAAGACGGTAAAAAGGTGATTGGTCGGGGATATGGGTTTTTTGCCGAAGGAGTAAGAAAAAGATTTCCCTATTTACCATTAGAAGATGAAGGAAGATTAAGAAATCCGGAAATAAAGAAACATTTTTTAGTAAGAATATTTGCCTTTGCTGATTTAAGAGAATTAACCAAAAATCCCACTGCTAAAGGATTGGTAGATTTTCAAACTAAGTATAAATATCTTTTGATGACCTATAGCCAAAAACATCTTAACCAATTAGGTCAAATTGTTGCTGATGGAAAATTAAATTTACAAGAGAAGATTAAGCAATATAAAGAAATTTTTTATCAAGCCTTTCAAAGAAAACCTTCAAAGGGAAGAGAGATAAATACATTAAGACATATTATTGGCCATTTAAGTTCCCAATTAAATAAGAATGAGAGAAAACATTTGGAAAATTTGTTAAATAAATATGAAAAGGGTTTTTTAGAATTAAGGGTAATTTTAGAATTGATAAGAAATTTTGCCTATCGTTTTGACACTAAATATCTTCTTTTACAAAGATATTTAAATCCTTATCCGGAAGAATTAGGTGTATAA